A genome region from Glycine max cultivar Williams 82 chromosome 5, Glycine_max_v4.0, whole genome shotgun sequence includes the following:
- the LOC100807741 gene encoding RING-H2 finger protein ATL47 produces MRSINGKLKYSSYYPQSPFSAFEAPNDGNISNNKEATTPSSLSRISPLILLVIIVLAVIFFVYGLVHLILWFFMKRPLSPSSLYSYSNRFHENSTRSRVLQRQLQQLFRLHDSGLDQALIDALPVFYYQELLGSKEPFDCAVCLCEFSKEDKLRLLPMCTHAFHMNCLDMWLLSNSTCPLCRASLSEYMENQNQNQNSMLNVGNSNSLVLPRGEEENNGCSDSQRSVGKRVFSVRLGKFRNSGVEGGEVGGDGGCSLNERRCYSMGSYRYVVRDLNLQVVLSHGDDVLENGNVEGKRIGDSTKGESFSVSKIWLWSKNTTFHDSNAPFP; encoded by the coding sequence ATGCGCAGCATCAATGGAAAGTTGAAGTACTCATCATATTATCCTCAATCTCCATTCTCAGCATTCGAAGCTCCCAACGATGGTAACATTAGCAATAACAAAGAAGCAACAACGCCATCATCTCTCAGCAGAATCAGTCCACTCATTTTACTGGTCATAATAGTTCTAGCAGTTATCTTCTTCGTCTACGGACTCGTCCATTTGATTCTGTGGTTTTTCATGAAGAGGCCATTATCACCTTCATCTCTCTATAGCTACTCCAACAGGTTCCACGAAAATTCCACGCGCTCCCGTGTTCTCCAAAGGCAGCTTCAGCAACTCTTCCGCTTGCATGATTCGGGTCTCGACCAAGCCCTCATAGACGCTCTACCCGTTTTCTATTACCAAGAATTGTTGGGGTCGAAGGAACCGTTCGACTGTGCCGTGTGTTTGTGCGAGTTCTCCAAGGAAGACAAGCTGAGGTTGCTTCCTATGTGCACGCACGCCTTCCACATGAACTGTCTTGACATGTGGCTCCTCTCGAATTCCACGTGTCCTCTTTGCAGGGCATCTCTGTCCGAGTATATGgagaatcagaatcagaatcagaattcaatgcttaatgttggAAATTCCAACTCTTTGGTTTTGCCCAGAGGTGAAGAAGAGAATAATGGGTGTTCAGATAGTCAAAGATCAGTGGGGAAAAGGGTGTTTTCTGTTAGACTTGGAAAATTTAGAAACAGTGGAGTGGAGGGTGGAGAGGTGGGAGGGGATGGTGGTTGTAGTTTGAATGAGAGGAGATGCTACTCTATGGGTTCGTATCGGTATGTGGTTCGTGATTTGAATTTGCAAGTAGTGTTATCTCATGGTGATGATGTTTTGGAAAATGGGAATGTGGAGGGGAAGAGGATAGGGGACTCAACCAAAGGTGAGAGCTTCTCTGTTTCCAAGATATGGCTTTGGTCCAAGAACACCACATTTCATGACTCTAATGCACCTTTCCCTTGA
- the LOC102661934 gene encoding uncharacterized protein: protein MSIEFDSESIATPTAQAQAQERSNSRCALLFSSYNCFGGQRRRSSWWERVRSHSHSAPASAGDRWWSRGLRALKKLREWSEIVAGPKWKTFIRRFNRNRPNKRIPTYQYDPFSYALNFDEGPNGDFNHHHDDAALRNFSTRYAAANNVKSLSPKARDCDDAVLV, encoded by the coding sequence ATGTCCATCGAATTTGATTCTGAATCCATTGCCACTCCCACGGCCCAAGCCCAAGCCCAGGAGCGATCCAACTCTCGCTGCGCCTTGTTATTTTCTTCCTACAACTGCTTCGGCGGCCAACGACGTCGTTCCTCATGGTGGGAGCGCGTCCGCTCCCACTCCCACTCCGCTCCAGCCTCAGCCGGTGACCGGTGGTGGTCGCGTGGGCTCAGGGCGCTGAAGAAGCTTCGCGAGTGGTCGGAGATCGTAGCGGGGCCTAAGTGGAAGACCTTCATTCGCAGGTTCAACCGCAACCGCCCCAACAAACGCATACCCACGTACCAGTATGACCCCTTCAGTTACGCCCTCAACTTCGACGAGGGGCCTAACGGGGATTTCAACCACCACCACGACGATGCTGCGCTTCGCAATTTCTCCACGCGCTACGCTGCCGCGAACAACGTCAAGTCGCTTTCCCCCAAGGCCCGTGACTGCGATGACGCCGTTTTGGTGTGA
- the LOC100808274 gene encoding RNA-dependent RNA polymerase 2, producing the protein MHANSIKNNLSRKNFENDPSKKIVYKSTPNAKICQVLFVFGRKLNTSRDPFPPTVAVPVLLTLSVTLVGSIIMGTTTTTTLSNTVRVSNIPQSATAKDLLDFLESTVGPSTVFALEIFSDNPNWKSRGFGRVQFETLDARSRALSLSQLNHLLFHRHFLRLSETDADIIFRPQHRLHNGVLYAGFVLSDHRMSVLESWEGVAGWVLPLRKRLDFWVWHNGDCYRLEFLFEDILESHGYCLGEDAKLNALLLKMKFGPRIYKKKTGADVAAKFRGDRYRFCKEDFEFLWVRTTDFSPLKSIGHSTSFCWEIVEEHLALDVFKSFPLYKENLRDLALEDGEEFCSSTEAVPLVKRASQSKLPYEALFQLNSLVHTQKISLASVDDELIDLLAGLDEETRAVIFLKLHKMSFTCYEPLKFVKTQLHVLSNKKKGLPQSSQKRLTDSNIMSCHRALITPTKIYCLGPELETSNHVVKHFASHASDFMRITFVEENWNKLPTNAVSTGVQKGLFSKPLKTEIYKRILTILRDGIVIGSKRFEFLAFSASQLRSNSVWLFASNDNLKAADIREWMGCFNNIRSVSKCAARMGQLFSSSMQTFEVVSQDVEIIPDVEVISDGVSYCFSDGIGKISQSFARQVAQKLKLDHTPSAFQIRYGGFKGVIAVDRRSFRKLSLRSSMLKFESKNSMLCVTKWSESMPCFLNREIISLLSTLGVKDEVLLAMQHDQLDLLGRMLTDSKAALEVLESLNGADSKSILVKMLHEFNEPNSEPYLSMMLKAYYAYQLSDLKSRCRIFVPKGRVLVGCLDETGLLNYGQVFVRITVTKTREKFGDENLRKVDGDDNTCIIVGKVVVTKNPCLHPGDIRVLDAIYSEELEEKGLRDCLVFPQKGHRPHPNECSGGDLDGDLFFISWDKDLIPCQTEAPMDYTGRRPRIMDHKVTLEEIQQFFVDYMINDTLGAISTAHLVHADREQDKAKSRKCLELAELHSMAVDFAKTGAPAAMPRVLKPREFPDFMERVDKPMYISKGVLGKLYRAIIESQMQIRYSFVWSEKHAEEAYDRSLEVNGFEAFLETASTHKEMYAEKMSSLMDFYGAETEDEMLLGNLQNRASYLQRDNRRYGDMKDRILLSVKNLQREAKEWFETSCEPHEYKPMASAWYHVTYHPSYYCRESPCFLSFPWIVGEILLQIRSVSKGVHK; encoded by the exons ATGCATGCAAATAGCATAAAAAACAATCTCTCACGAAAAAACTTTGAAAATGACCcatctaaaaaaatagtttataaaagCACCCCAAATGCGAAAATTTGCCaggttttgtttgtgtttggaagaAAACTGAACACATCACGAGACCCTTTTCCACCAACAGTCGCTGTGCCTGTGTTACTTACGCTCTCAGTCACTCTAGTAGGGAGCATCATCATGGGGACGACAACGACGACAACCCTTTCCAACACGGTTCGCGTGTCCAACATCCCCCAATCCGCGACCGCGAAGGACCTCCTCGACTTCCTCGAATCGACGGTGGGTCCCTCGACGGTGTTCGCCCTCGAAATCTTCTCCGACAACCCCAACTGGAAGTCCCGCGGCTTCGGCCGCGTCCAGTTCGAGACCCTCGACGCCAGGTCCCGCGCCCTCTCGCTCTCCCAACTCAACCACCTCCTCTTCCACCGCCACTTCCTCCGCCTCTCCGAAACCGACGCCGACATCATCTTCCGCCCCCAACACCGCCTTCATAACGGCGTCCTCTACGCCGGCTTCGTGCTCTCCGACCACCGCATGAGCGTCCTCGAATCCTGGGAGGGCGTCGCGGGCTGGGTCCTGCCCCTAAGGAAGAGGCTGGACTTCTGGGTGTGGCATAATGGCGACTGTTACAGACTCGAGTTTTTGTTTGAGGATATTTTGGAGTCTCATGGCTATTGTTTGGGAGAAGATGCCAAACTCAATGCCCTCCTCTTGAAG aTGAAATTTGGGCCAAGGATTTATAAGAAAAAGACGGGGGCAGATGTGGCAGCCAAGTTTAGGGGAGATAGATACCGTTTTTGTAAGGAGGATTTTGAATTTCTTTGGGTGCGGACTACCGACTTCTCACCTCTCAAGTCAATTGGGCACTCTACTTCGTTTTGTTGGGAAATTGTGGAAGAACATTTAGCTTTGGATGTTTTTAAAAGTTTCCCACTCTACAAGGAAAATTTGAGAGATCTGGCTCTGGAAGACGGAGAAGAATTCTGTTCTTCGACAGAAGCAGTTCCGCTTGTAAAGCGTGCTTCACAATCCAAGTTACCTTATGAGGCTCTTTTCCAGCTGAATTCTCTTGTTCATACCCAGAAAATTAGTCTTGCTTCGGTGGATGATGAATTGATTGACTTGTTAGCAGGCTTAGATGAAGAAACTAGAGCTGTGATTTTTCTGAAATTGCACAAGATGAGCTTCACCTGTTATGAGCCTCTCAAATTTGTCAAGACTCAATTGCATGTGCTGAGTAACAAGAAAAAAGGTCTGCCACAATCGTCGCAGAAAAGGTTGACAGATAGTAACATTATGAGCTGTCATAGAGCCTTGATTACCCCCACAAAGATTTATTGCCTTGGTCCTGAGCTTGAAACCTCAAATCATGTGGTAAAGCACTTTGCTTCGCATGCATCGGACTTCATGAGGATTACCTTTGTCGAAGAGAATTGGAATAAGCTTCCAACTAATGCAGTATCAACTGGTGTGCAAAAGGGACTCTTTTCAAAGCCTTTGAAAACTGAAATATATAAGCGGATATTGACTATTCTCCGAGATGGGATTGTAATTGGCTCAAAGAGATTTGAGTTCCTGGCCTTCTCTGCTAGTCAGCTGCGATCAAATTCTGTTTGGTTGTTTGCTTCTAATGACAATCTGAAAGCAGCAGATATCAGAGAATGGATGGGATGCTTCAACAATATTCGCAGTGTTTCTAAATGTGCAGCGAGGATGGGTCAGTTGTTCAGTTCTTCCATGCAAACTTTTGAAGTGGTCTCTCAAGATGTGGAGATAATTCCGGATGTTGAAGTTATTTCTGATGGTGTAAGCTATTGTTTCTCAGATGGTATTGGAAAAATTTCCCAATCTTTTGCTAGGCAAGTTGCTCAAAAGCTAAAATTGGATCATACTCCATCAGCATTTCAAATTCGGTATGGAGGATTTAAAGGTGTCATTGCTGTTGATCGCCGTTCCTTTAGGAAGTTATCATTGCGTAGCAGCATGCTTAAGTTTGAATCCAAAAACAGCATGCTTTGTGTCACTAAATGGAGTGAGTCAATGCCTTGCTTTCTCAATCGAGAGATTATATCCCTGTTGTCTACATTAGGAGTAAAAGATGAGGTGCTTTTGGCAATGCAACATGACCAATTGGATTTGTTAGGAAGGATGCTGACTGATAGTAAAGCAGCTTTGGAAGTTTTGGAAAGTTTAAATGGAGCTGATTCAAAGAGCATTCTAGTGAAGATGTTGCATGAATTTAATGAGCCAAACAGTGAGCCTTACCTATCAATGATGCTCAAGGCTTATTATGCATACCAATTATCTGACTTGAAAAGTAGATGCCGAATATTTGTTCCCAAGGGTCGGGTCTTGGTAGGTTGCTTGGATGAAACTGGTCTTTTGAATTATGGCCAAGTATTTGTCCGCATAACCGTGACAAAAACTAGGGAAAAATTTGGAGATGAAAACCTAAGGAAAGTGGATGGGGATGATAACACATGTATAATAGTGGGAAAGGTGGTGGTCACCAAAAATCCTTGCCTTCACCCAGGAGACATCAGAGTCCTTGATGCTATCTACAGTGAAGAATTAGAGGAGAAGGGTTTGAGGGATTGCCTTGTATTTCCACAAAAAGGACATAG GCCTCATCCAAATGAATGCTCTGGAGGTGATCTCGATGGAGATTTGTTTTTCATAAGTTGGGACAAAGATCTAATCCCATGTCAAACTGAGGCTCCAATGGACTACACAGGAAGGAGGCCCCGTATAATGGACCATAAAGTGACCCTAGAG GAAATCCAACAATTCTTTGTTGATTACATGATCAATGATACTTTGGGTGCTATCTCTACTGCTCATCTAGTTCACGCTGACCGTGAACAAGATAAGGCCAAGAGTAGAAAATGTCTGGAATTGGCAGAGCTTCATTCCATGGCTGTCGACTTTGCAAAGACTGGAGCACCTGCTGCAATGCCTAGAGTTCTGAAACCAAGAGAGTTTCCAGATTTCATGGAGAGGGTTGACAAGCCTATGTACATCTCCAAGGGGGTACTGGGAAAACTTTATCGCGCCATAATTGAGTCACAAATGCAAATAAGATATAGCTTTGTGTGGTCAGAGAAGCATGCTGAAGAAGCATATGACCGTAGCCTTGAAGTGAATGGTTTTGAGGCCTTCCTTGAGACAGCATCAACTCACAAAGAAATGTATGCAGAGAAGATGAGCAGTTTAATGGACTTCTATGGTGCAGAGACCGAGGATGAAATGCTACTTGGTAACTTGCAAAACCGTGCTTCATATTTGCAGCGTGATAACAGGAGATATGGTGATATGAAGGATCGGATTCTGCTCTCAGTGAAGAACCTTCAGCGTGAAGCTAAAGAATGGTTTGAAACTAGTTGCGAACCGCATGAATATAAGCCTATGGCATCTGCATGGTATCATGTGACCTATCACCCCAGCTATTATTGCCGGGAAAGCCCATGCTTTCTAAGCTTTCCATGGATAGTTGGTGAGATTTTGCTGCAAATAAGGTCTGTGAGCAAAGGAGTTCACAAATGA
- the LOC100527526 gene encoding putative ubiquitin-conjugating enzyme yields MSSPSKRREMDVMKLMMSDYTVETINDGLNEFNVEFHGPKESLYEGGVWKIRVELPDAYPYKSPSIGFVNKIFHPNVDELSGSVCLDVINQSWSPMFDLLNVFEAFLPQLLLYPNASDPLNGDAASLMMKDKELYDQKVKEYCERYAKKENICNSTAGEESGDEEDISEEESASSDDEIPGRADP; encoded by the exons ATGTCATCTCCAAGCAAGAGAAGAGAAATGGATGTAATGAAACT GATGATGAGTGATTATACAGTGGAGACGATAAATGATGGACTCAATGAGTTCAATGTGGAGTTTCATGGTCCAAAAGAAA GCCTTTATGAAGGTGGAGTCTGGAAAATTCGGGTTGAGCTTCCTGATGCTTACCCATACAAATCCCCTTCTATTGGCTTCGTGAACAAAATTTTCCACCCAAATGTTGATGAGCT ATCTGGCTCTGTATGCTTGGATGTCATTAACCAATCTTGGAGTCCAATGTTCG ATCTTCTAAATGTCTTTGAAGCTTTTCTTCCCCAACTCTTGCTTTATCCAAATGCTTCAGATCCTCTCAATGGTGATGCAGCATCGTTAATGATGAAGGATAAAGAGCTGTATGACCAGAAAGTTAAAG AGTATTGTGAGCGGTATGCTaagaaggaaaacatttgcaacTCTACGGCTGGTGAGGAGAGCGGAGATGAGGAAGACATCAGTGAAGAAGAAAGTGCATCTAGTGATGATGAAATTCCTGGTCGCGCTGATCCTTAA